Genomic segment of Eupeodes corollae chromosome 2, idEupCoro1.1, whole genome shotgun sequence:
ATCCAAActacgattttattttttgatgttatAACTTCAAGACGAATTCGTAATAAGatcaaaaacggtttttataccttttttcggtttttctttTCAGACATAAATATTTAAGCGGTATTTTAATGTATGTATAGAAGGTGAAGACTTACAACTAAGTAAGAcactaaaaaattttaaaaggaacATTAAAGTAAGAGATTGTAGATTAGGAAAATTATcaggaatttaataaaaaaaactacttcatgaaTTTAATGGCCTCAAAAAgcctcaaataagtttttttacaaattatgaaAGGTAACATCTCAAAGCCCTGACTAAGACAtcaaatactttataaaaatataatttatttgccaCCTATATTACATTGAACCCAAATGAATCAAACCCATGTACTTTTTCAAAGGAATACATTCTAAAGCCGAAAATAAGGTACCACTTATTTCGGTGAGTTAACACAAAGTACTGTGAAATAGGCACTACGTTCTCAATGTAAAAGTTGCTAAGAGTGTATTTGCaggttatttaaaaacattatcaaaCTATAAGTTTAGGTGAAATTGTAAGTACCTCGAGTACCTTATAAAATTAGGTAAAATGTGTGCCTTTACGTTATAATCTTAACTtctaaatttattatataaaaattaaggatggaaataaattataattataaatactCTATACCCACATAACCATCATGTATGAGCGATTTAGATCTGTATCTTAATCTTCGTGTGTGGTTTTCGTGTTTCGATTGTCGACTTACATATTTGGACCTCCATACGATGAAGCATCACTAATGCGCCGGCTCAAAGTTGCCTTTCGATTCAAGGTCCCCGAATGCGAAGTATTGGAGCGATGGGGGTAAATATTCAAAGGTGGGATATTTGGATTTTCAATTTTGGTTGGCGATGATACAAGTGGTCGTGGTGAACTGCGCGAAAGGGTGCCCAAAACTTCTTGTGGTTCTTGATAGCCTGAATCTAAATCATCGTGATAGGAATCCATTAAGGGAGTTGGATCTTCGTAGTCATAATCGATGAAACCGCTATTGTCGAATGACTGAAATTTAAATACagagatttattaaattttactcgttttttgtattgtattttatgCGTTAATTTACTTTGATTGGAGTCCGTTTGACGTAGTCACGTGCCGGAACCGGATCCTTGGCACGATAATCAACAACTTCATAATGACCATCGTGACCCAGAGGATAATCAGACACAAAATGCCTTGTACCATGTGGAGTCAGAGTAGCCCAAAGGAGCCTATTATCGTTGGTAAGCTGGTGTTGCAATGAATCACGATTTGTTGCACATGGATATAATATGCCTCCTGCCATGAAAGGATTTGCCTTTGAAGGCTCACCCAGAGCAGACATTGTGGTCTGCTTTATGTTGGAATCATGATACGATAAATTGCAGCTCGAAAATAGTgtccttaaataaattaaaataattactatTATTTCTGATGTGTCTAAACAACAATAGGATAAACTCACTCCCGACACTTAAGCAAAATGATGGCAAATAGTGCACCCAGAATAAGAACTCCAACACATGAACTTATTAAAACAAAGACCCAGGTGTTCTCCATATGATTTCTTCCAGTTAGTTCGATAAATTCTAATCCACTCTCTCTTGGACGTGGATTTGGTTCACAGAGGAATGCTGCAAAACATGGATGGGTATCATTTGGGGGTAAGGCGATGACAGCGGTATTTGGGATAAGAAATGATGGCAATGGTGGAGGAGGCATAGATAAAATAGTATCTGGAGGTGGGCCAAAATGACCACAATTTTCTACACAACCAAGCATTCTGTACGCTGAATCTGTAATGTAAAgtaaaaacgaatttaaaattaaattcaaatatatcgGTTTTTGTTGTAAGTTAGTGTTGACAATTTAAGGATAGaaagtttcaaaattatgtGTTTCAATCGATatacagtatttaaaaaaaaagttgcaataattttgtttgttttgtttgtttttcttataattgtATATGCcattatttatgattttcaaaTTGTTACTCGTAGTTCTTGAAtgaatcaaaattattaagtgATGAAGCTCAGTTTCATTCGGAGACTTCTTAAATAAGCTGCATTGTCACATTTGTGTCTTTAAAAATCCAAGAATCATTTATGAAAAGTGTCTTCATTCTTAATATAGTTAGGTGCGGTTTTTGAGCTGGTGATTGGACTTTCTTTGTTAGAAAATGAAACCTGCGCCATCGAGCAATAGAATTGGAGGATATTGATGTTGACCACGTATTCGGGCTATATGAGCGACGAAAGCAAAGAACCAATtgcgattttcaaaaattaattcgtGATCGTATTACTTCTCGATAAAGGTGGTTACAATTGGCCAGCGATATCTTATGATTAATTTGGGCCACATGAAATATAAGTTCAattccaaaatcaatttaagaCCTTAAAGATATATGTAATCTGTAAATTTACTGAGAATATCAGTTGCAAATATACGAATTGGGAATAAAAAACGTAATGGAAAGGATATAGTGCAGCGACCATAGTCGTGGCGGCCATATCTGATATCGTTTTGCTTTGTTAATGGCATGCCTGCCCCTATACAGTTTACTAACATACATCTACTGATTTTACTcataaaatattagttttatttttattatcaaaataaaccCTCGCATTTGAAAGTCCTCTAGGACAaaccaattttcttgaaaag
This window contains:
- the LOC129947112 gene encoding uncharacterized protein LOC129947112; its protein translation is MLGCVENCGHFGPPPDTILSMPPPPLPSFLIPNTAVIALPPNDTHPCFAAFLCEPNPRPRESGLEFIELTGRNHMENTWVFVLISSCVGVLILGALFAIILLKCRETLFSSCNLSYHDSNIKQTTMSALGEPSKANPFMAGGILYPCATNRDSLQHQLTNDNRLLWATLTPHGTRHFVSDYPLGHDGHYEVVDYRAKDPVPARDYVKRTPIKSFDNSGFIDYDYEDPTPLMDSYHDDLDSGYQEPQEVLGTLSRSSPRPLVSSPTKIENPNIPPLNIYPHRSNTSHSGTLNRKATLSRRISDASSYGGPNM